A window of Candidatus Hydrogenedentota bacterium contains these coding sequences:
- a CDS encoding SUMF1/EgtB/PvdO family nonheme iron enzyme: MLDDQSPVRTERTDPLSDPLLGTRLGHYEINFVLGKGAYGAVYKARDVMLGRYVAIKFLHAFLDKSHEAMFLQEAKAVAALGKHPAIVTIFEFSEYQGRKYFVLEFVGSHAGMLLRVHPRGLPVDMALRIGKEACEGLDYAHKRHIIHRDIKPANILLEIEGGSAKLADFGVAKLFDPSGKDQGGAPGGTPAYMAPEVIRGFSGDIRSDIFSAGVTLYELLSGTLPFPGSTKEEMMASIAANRYTPLRQVRALPPAVCAVVERAMAHRPEDRFATAGELAETLAGCLAPAAAPPPAAPDNVSRDEMRMAKLRAYQLAQDAKRTGGEKLAPGLLQEGVESFRNGEAYEQLKQFGPAKLSFESSARHFRDALARSKALLERMLALKGARTEMESARARAEAAHAPRLAAEPFQRALQAEKLARETAALLKATELYREAAARYGAAHEAALRHGEAALVAPRDKLEQTRREIEGLGLAPYLKQEIAQANAIVRRADAAAPDFEKARQEYVAAEALLRKAIPLGAERKRLEIEKQSRAPIVVGGIELVWIPPGSFYMGSDDGGVDEEPKHEVTIPRGFWMGKYPVTQAQWQAIMGENPSAFPGDDRRPVENVSWHDCQAFVSKLTALGEGRFWLPSEAEWEYACRAGEPGDWSFGSDPGELDAYAWHHENAGGTTHPVGEKKANVWGLHDMHGNVCEWCEDRLHPDYQGAPDRGQAWVDGDAEEHMTRGGSWCIITPECRSAYRGWYAGPDTKADFMGLRVCKAG, encoded by the coding sequence ATGTTGGACGATCAATCTCCCGTCAGGACAGAACGCACCGATCCGCTTTCGGATCCTCTGCTGGGCACGCGGCTGGGGCATTACGAGATCAATTTTGTGCTGGGGAAGGGCGCGTACGGGGCGGTGTACAAGGCGCGGGACGTGATGCTGGGCCGCTATGTGGCGATCAAATTCCTGCACGCGTTTCTGGACAAGTCCCACGAGGCGATGTTCCTGCAGGAGGCGAAGGCGGTGGCCGCGCTGGGGAAGCACCCCGCGATCGTGACGATTTTCGAGTTCAGCGAGTACCAGGGGCGGAAGTACTTTGTGCTGGAGTTTGTGGGGTCGCACGCGGGGATGCTGCTGCGGGTGCACCCGCGCGGCCTGCCGGTGGATATGGCGCTGCGTATTGGCAAGGAGGCGTGCGAAGGCCTCGACTACGCCCACAAGCGCCACATTATCCACCGGGACATCAAGCCCGCGAATATCCTGCTGGAGATTGAGGGGGGAAGCGCGAAGCTGGCCGATTTTGGCGTGGCGAAGCTGTTTGACCCTTCCGGGAAGGATCAGGGCGGGGCGCCCGGCGGTACACCGGCGTACATGGCTCCCGAGGTTATTCGTGGCTTCTCGGGCGATATCCGGTCCGACATTTTCTCGGCCGGGGTGACGTTGTACGAGTTGCTGAGCGGCACGCTGCCCTTCCCGGGCTCGACGAAGGAAGAAATGATGGCCAGCATCGCGGCCAACCGGTACACGCCGCTGCGCCAGGTTCGGGCGCTTCCGCCGGCGGTTTGCGCGGTGGTGGAGCGCGCAATGGCGCACCGCCCGGAAGACCGGTTTGCGACGGCGGGCGAACTGGCCGAGACGCTGGCGGGTTGTCTGGCGCCGGCGGCGGCTCCCCCGCCCGCGGCGCCGGACAACGTGAGCCGGGACGAGATGCGGATGGCGAAGCTGAGAGCCTACCAGCTCGCGCAGGACGCGAAGCGGACCGGGGGCGAGAAGCTGGCTCCGGGCCTGCTTCAGGAGGGGGTGGAATCCTTCCGGAACGGCGAAGCATACGAGCAGTTGAAGCAATTCGGCCCGGCGAAACTGTCGTTTGAGTCGTCAGCCCGGCATTTCCGCGATGCGCTCGCGCGTTCGAAGGCGCTGCTGGAGCGCATGCTGGCGCTGAAGGGGGCGCGAACCGAGATGGAGTCGGCGCGCGCCCGGGCCGAGGCCGCGCATGCGCCGCGCCTGGCCGCGGAGCCGTTCCAGCGGGCGTTGCAGGCGGAGAAGCTGGCGCGGGAGACCGCGGCGCTGCTGAAGGCCACGGAACTGTATCGCGAGGCCGCCGCGCGGTATGGGGCGGCGCACGAGGCGGCGCTTCGCCACGGCGAGGCGGCGCTGGTGGCCCCGCGCGACAAGCTGGAGCAGACACGGCGTGAAATAGAGGGGCTGGGCCTGGCCCCGTACCTGAAGCAGGAAATCGCGCAGGCAAATGCGATCGTGCGCCGGGCCGACGCGGCGGCGCCCGATTTTGAGAAGGCGCGCCAGGAGTATGTGGCGGCGGAGGCGCTGCTCCGGAAGGCGATTCCCCTGGGCGCCGAGCGGAAACGGCTCGAGATCGAGAAACAGTCGCGGGCTCCGATTGTGGTCGGGGGCATCGAGCTTGTCTGGATACCGCCGGGCAGCTTCTACATGGGCAGCGACGATGGCGGGGTGGACGAGGAGCCGAAGCACGAGGTGACGATCCCCCGCGGGTTCTGGATGGGGAAGTACCCGGTGACGCAGGCCCAGTGGCAGGCGATCATGGGGGAGAACCCGTCGGCCTTTCCGGGGGATGATCGGCGCCCCGTGGAGAACGTGAGCTGGCACGATTGCCAGGCCTTTGTCTCGAAGTTGACCGCGCTTGGCGAGGGGCGCTTCTGGCTGCCTTCCGAGGCGGAGTGGGAGTATGCGTGCCGCGCGGGCGAACCGGGGGATTGGAGTTTCGGCAGCGATCCCGGCGAACTCGACGCGTATGCGTGGCACCACGAGAATGCCGGTGGAACGACGCACCCGGTCGGGGAGAAGAAGGCCAATGTCTGGGGCCTTCATGACATGCACGGCAACGTTTGTGAGTGGTGCGAGGACCGGCTGCATCCGGATTACCAGGGCGCTCCGGACCGGGGCCAGGCGTGGGTTGACGGGGACGCGGAGGAGCACATGACCCGGGGCGGGAGCTGGTGCATCATCACGCCCGAGTGCCGGAGCGCGTACCGGGGCTGGTATGCTGGTCCGGATACCAAGGCGGATTTCATGGGGCTGCGGGTCTGCAAGGCTGGGTAA
- a CDS encoding enoyl-CoA hydratase/isomerase family protein, translated as MPSVVQYSAREKSGIITIDSPPVNALSAAVRQGILDALYRANEDESVDAVVLICAGRTFIAGADITEFDRAPEHPWLDEVIAGLESSAKPVVAAIHGTALGGGLETALGCHYRVAVAGARCGLPEVSLGIVPGAGGTQRLPRLIGPEPALEIIASGAPIPAAHALALGLIDQIVDGDLLEGAIAFIRDAVAQGGPHRRVRDLEEKLSGFDPGIFDAARAQFAKKQRGFNAPQRAIDCVEIATKTPIEDGLRREREIFDLCLRSDQSIAQRHIFFAERAASKIPDVPKETPVLPVRSAAVIGAGTMGGGIAMNFANADIPVYLMDATREGLDKGLAVIAKNYASGVKKGRMTQEKMDATMALITPTLSYGDLADVDIVIEAVFEEMDLKKAVFGELDRICRKDAILATNTSTLDVNEIAASTSRPEQVIGLHFFSPANIMRLLEIVRGEKTSKEVIATAFALSKTIRKVGVLAGVCDGFIGNRMVHPYIREALFLLEEGATPKQVDDAIYQCGMAMGPHAMSDLAGLDVGWRIRKRQAATRPADERYCAIADLICERGHYGQKTGRGFYIYDPETRAATPDPEVEALCVAESERQGIARRSISDEEIVERCIYALVNEGARILEEGIALRASDIDVVYVYGYGFPAFRGGPMHYAEGIGLDKVYARICAFHAEHGKLWEPAPLLARLAAGSGRFEDA; from the coding sequence ATGCCTTCTGTTGTTCAGTATTCGGCCCGCGAGAAGTCGGGCATCATCACCATCGATTCCCCGCCGGTGAACGCGCTGTCGGCCGCGGTGCGGCAGGGTATTCTGGACGCGCTTTATCGGGCGAACGAAGACGAGTCGGTGGACGCGGTGGTGCTGATCTGCGCGGGGCGGACCTTCATTGCCGGCGCGGACATCACAGAATTCGACCGCGCCCCCGAGCACCCCTGGCTGGATGAAGTGATCGCGGGACTTGAATCCAGCGCCAAACCGGTGGTGGCGGCTATCCACGGCACGGCGCTGGGCGGCGGGCTGGAAACCGCGCTTGGATGCCACTACCGCGTGGCGGTTGCGGGGGCGCGCTGCGGGTTGCCGGAGGTCTCGCTGGGGATCGTGCCGGGAGCGGGCGGAACCCAGCGGCTTCCGCGGCTTATCGGGCCGGAACCCGCGCTGGAGATCATTGCTTCGGGGGCTCCGATTCCCGCCGCGCACGCGCTGGCGCTGGGCCTGATCGATCAGATTGTGGATGGGGATTTGCTGGAGGGGGCGATCGCCTTTATTCGGGACGCCGTGGCGCAGGGCGGGCCCCACCGCCGCGTCCGTGACCTGGAAGAAAAGTTGAGCGGTTTCGATCCGGGCATTTTTGACGCCGCGCGCGCGCAGTTTGCGAAGAAACAGCGTGGATTCAACGCGCCCCAGCGGGCGATCGATTGCGTGGAGATTGCGACGAAAACGCCGATTGAAGACGGCCTCCGCCGCGAGCGGGAAATATTCGACCTCTGCCTGCGGTCCGATCAGTCGATCGCGCAGCGCCACATCTTCTTCGCGGAGCGCGCGGCCAGCAAGATTCCGGATGTGCCGAAGGAGACGCCGGTTCTGCCGGTCCGGTCCGCGGCCGTGATTGGCGCGGGCACGATGGGCGGCGGCATCGCGATGAATTTCGCCAATGCCGACATCCCGGTGTACCTGATGGACGCCACCCGGGAGGGGCTGGACAAGGGGCTGGCGGTCATTGCGAAGAACTACGCGAGCGGGGTGAAGAAGGGGCGCATGACGCAGGAGAAGATGGACGCGACGATGGCGCTGATCACGCCCACGCTGTCCTACGGCGATCTGGCGGACGTCGATATCGTTATTGAGGCGGTTTTTGAGGAGATGGACCTGAAGAAGGCGGTGTTCGGGGAACTCGATCGAATTTGCCGGAAGGACGCGATTCTGGCGACGAACACGTCGACATTGGACGTCAACGAGATTGCGGCGAGCACCTCACGTCCGGAGCAGGTGATCGGGCTGCATTTTTTCAGCCCGGCCAATATCATGCGGCTGCTGGAGATCGTGCGGGGCGAGAAGACCTCGAAGGAGGTCATAGCGACGGCCTTTGCGCTGAGTAAGACGATCCGGAAGGTGGGGGTGCTTGCGGGGGTGTGCGACGGCTTCATCGGGAACCGGATGGTGCACCCGTACATCCGTGAGGCGCTGTTTCTGCTGGAGGAGGGCGCCACCCCGAAGCAGGTTGACGACGCCATTTACCAGTGCGGCATGGCGATGGGGCCGCACGCGATGAGCGATCTGGCGGGGCTGGATGTGGGCTGGCGCATCCGCAAGCGCCAGGCGGCGACGCGGCCGGCGGACGAGCGGTACTGCGCGATTGCGGATTTGATCTGCGAACGCGGCCACTATGGGCAGAAGACGGGCCGGGGCTTTTACATTTACGACCCGGAGACCCGGGCTGCGACGCCGGATCCGGAGGTGGAGGCGCTTTGCGTTGCGGAATCCGAGCGCCAGGGCATCGCGCGCCGCAGCATCAGCGACGAGGAGATCGTGGAGCGCTGCATATACGCGCTGGTGAACGAGGGCGCCCGGATTCTGGAGGAGGGCATTGCGTTGCGGGCGTCGGATATCGACGTGGTGTACGTGTACGGCTACGGATTTCCCGCGTTTCGCGGTGGGCCGATGCATTACGCGGAGGGCATCGGCCTGGACAAGGTTTACGCGCGCATTTGCGCGTTTCACGCCGAACATGGGAAACTGTGGGAGCCCGCGCCGCTGCTTGCGCGCCTGGCGGCGGGAAGCGGGAGATTCGAGGACGCCTGA
- a CDS encoding PilZ domain-containing protein, with amino-acid sequence MRGAITMERVEATELESCLEIGLEVFLDPNPGTPNSRRFPGRVRGWEAGRYLILGLLPSGPPPVLRSGKECIIRFVHEGEVWGVSVSFVEELQGGASRLVQMSWPREVARVQVRRHERVAVQAPCDLYDSGGGSMPGTISDISGGGCSVLARRELEVGSRVLLSFQMPDGVRIDKRPVIVRNRRPVTGGLIKYGCQFQEQDGQDRNIEFFVNRSIASARGGVVATPHLVLLSPREADADEARRALASAHCEIVAAAGVLDLGYLLRTCQPAGVIMSLDQAGLTAVEILPLIRQSPGMAALPIFVYGGGAGLDDAMAHGATHCVNDLSLAAEILRYLDLPESRPGGAQESPGSEVASPAGAPEESGAPMAEAPAPEPVEEEDSGEIRFEE; translated from the coding sequence ATGCGGGGAGCAATAACCATGGAGCGGGTGGAGGCCACGGAGCTTGAATCGTGCCTGGAGATCGGGCTTGAGGTATTTCTCGATCCGAATCCGGGGACGCCGAACTCGCGCCGCTTTCCCGGGCGCGTTCGCGGCTGGGAAGCGGGACGTTATCTAATCCTCGGGCTGTTGCCATCGGGCCCCCCGCCTGTTCTCCGGTCCGGCAAGGAATGCATCATCAGGTTTGTGCACGAGGGCGAAGTCTGGGGGGTGTCGGTGAGTTTTGTCGAGGAACTCCAGGGGGGTGCGAGCCGGCTGGTTCAGATGTCGTGGCCGCGCGAAGTGGCCCGGGTTCAGGTTCGGCGTCACGAGCGCGTTGCGGTGCAGGCTCCGTGCGACCTGTACGACAGCGGGGGGGGCAGTATGCCGGGGACGATTTCCGATATCAGCGGAGGCGGCTGCAGCGTGCTGGCGCGGCGCGAGCTGGAGGTGGGATCGCGGGTCCTGCTTTCCTTCCAGATGCCCGATGGCGTGCGTATCGACAAGCGCCCGGTGATCGTGCGCAACCGGCGTCCGGTTACGGGCGGGCTCATCAAGTATGGTTGCCAGTTCCAGGAGCAGGATGGCCAGGATCGGAATATTGAATTCTTTGTGAACCGGTCGATCGCCAGCGCGCGGGGCGGGGTTGTGGCGACACCCCACCTGGTCCTGCTGTCGCCGCGCGAAGCGGATGCCGACGAGGCGCGCCGCGCGCTCGCCTCCGCGCATTGCGAGATTGTGGCGGCGGCCGGGGTGCTCGATCTCGGGTACCTGCTTCGGACCTGCCAGCCCGCCGGTGTGATTATGTCGCTTGATCAGGCGGGTCTTACGGCCGTTGAGATCCTGCCCCTTATCCGCCAGTCGCCGGGTATGGCCGCACTTCCGATCTTTGTGTATGGCGGCGGCGCGGGACTTGACGATGCGATGGCGCACGGTGCGACCCACTGCGTCAACGATTTGTCGCTTGCGGCGGAGATCCTGCGCTATCTGGACTTGCCGGAATCCCGGCCCGGGGGCGCGCAGGAATCTCCAGGTTCGGAGGTCGCATCGCCCGCAGGCGCGCCCGAGGAAAGCGGCGCGCCGATGGCCGAGGCGCCCGCGCCGGAACCGGTGGAGGAGGAGGACAGCGGGGAGATCCGCTTCGAGGAGTGA
- a CDS encoding SDR family oxidoreductase produces the protein MTEQAIVADQAVAPGKPGRVNLVTGGAGFLGSHLCEALLARGEEVICLDNFFTGNKANIAHLLDNPHFELIRHDVTQPILVEAHRIFNLACPASPVHYQHNPVKTIKTSVMGALNMLGLAKRVRARILQASTSEIYGDPATHPQEEAYWGNVNPIGPRSCYDEGKRVAETLFFDYHRQNDVDIRVIRIFNTYGPRMQINDGRVVSNFVVQALRGEPITLYGDGSQTRSFCYYEDLIRGMMAMMDKDGFTGPVNIGNPGEFTIRELAETVVRMTGSKSEIAYRPLPQNDPVRRKPDISLAKRELGWEPRISLEEGLKPTIAYFSNLVGG, from the coding sequence ATGACGGAACAAGCGATAGTGGCGGATCAGGCGGTGGCCCCGGGCAAGCCGGGGCGGGTGAATCTGGTCACGGGCGGCGCGGGATTTCTGGGTTCGCATTTGTGCGAGGCGTTGCTGGCGCGCGGGGAAGAGGTCATCTGCCTCGACAATTTTTTCACCGGCAACAAGGCGAATATCGCGCACCTGCTGGACAATCCGCACTTCGAACTCATCCGCCACGATGTTACGCAGCCTATCCTTGTGGAGGCGCACCGGATTTTTAACCTGGCGTGCCCGGCTTCGCCGGTGCATTACCAGCACAACCCGGTGAAGACGATTAAGACGAGCGTGATGGGCGCGTTGAACATGTTGGGGCTGGCCAAGCGGGTCCGCGCGCGGATTTTGCAGGCGTCCACCTCGGAGATTTACGGCGATCCGGCGACGCATCCCCAGGAGGAGGCGTACTGGGGCAACGTGAATCCGATTGGCCCGCGGAGTTGCTACGACGAGGGCAAGCGGGTGGCGGAGACCCTGTTTTTCGACTACCACCGCCAGAACGACGTGGACATTCGCGTCATCCGGATTTTCAACACCTACGGTCCGCGCATGCAGATCAATGATGGCCGGGTGGTGAGCAATTTTGTGGTGCAGGCGCTGCGCGGCGAGCCGATTACGCTCTATGGCGACGGCAGCCAGACCCGGTCGTTCTGCTACTACGAGGACCTGATTCGCGGCATGATGGCGATGATGGACAAGGACGGGTTTACGGGGCCGGTGAACATTGGGAATCCCGGCGAGTTCACAATCCGGGAACTGGCCGAGACGGTGGTGCGCATGACGGGGTCTAAATCGGAGATTGCGTACCGCCCGCTTCCGCAGAATGATCCGGTGCGGCGTAAACCGGATATCAGCCTGGCGAAGCGCGAGCTTGGCTGGGAACCGCGGATCAGCCTCGAAGAGGGGCTCAAGCCGACGATCGCCTATTTCAGCAACCTTGTGGGCGGCTGA
- a CDS encoding Rrf2 family transcriptional regulator gives MQLTQYTDYALRTLIYLAICGDNATITEIAERYRISRNHLVKVVHNLGKLGYITTTRGRQGGLRLAYPPSEINMGEVVRRTEPNFHLVECFDASRNQCVITPACRLMGVLGEAFDAFLQVLDQYTLEDMAANREPLRRLLALDE, from the coding sequence ATGCAATTGACACAGTACACGGACTACGCCCTGCGCACGCTCATCTATCTCGCCATCTGCGGCGACAACGCGACCATTACCGAGATCGCCGAGCGCTACCGGATTTCCCGGAACCACCTCGTGAAGGTGGTGCACAACCTGGGAAAACTTGGATACATTACCACAACACGGGGAAGGCAGGGTGGACTGCGGCTCGCCTATCCGCCGTCCGAAATCAATATGGGCGAGGTGGTGCGCCGGACCGAGCCCAACTTCCATCTGGTGGAGTGCTTCGACGCGTCGCGCAACCAGTGCGTCATCACGCCGGCCTGCCGGCTCATGGGGGTCCTGGGAGAGGCCTTCGACGCCTTTCTCCAGGTGCTCGACCAATACACCCTGGAGGATATGGCCGCGAACCGGGAACCGCTGCGGCGGCTCCTCGCGCTGGACGAGTGA
- a CDS encoding group 1 truncated hemoglobin translates to MSNLYEQIGGEPAVNAAVDLFYRHVLSDDRIAHFFDGVDMERQAQKQKAFLTMAFGGPHNYTGKDMRDGHAHLVKRGLDDSHVDAVLENLSKTLQELGVAQNLIDQVTAIAESTRDDVLGRTA, encoded by the coding sequence ATGAGCAATTTGTACGAGCAAATCGGCGGCGAGCCCGCGGTGAACGCGGCGGTGGACCTGTTTTACCGGCATGTGTTGAGCGATGATCGCATCGCGCATTTCTTCGACGGCGTGGACATGGAGCGGCAGGCGCAGAAGCAGAAGGCGTTCCTGACGATGGCGTTCGGCGGCCCGCACAACTACACGGGCAAGGACATGCGGGACGGCCACGCGCACCTGGTGAAGCGGGGCCTGGACGACAGCCATGTGGACGCGGTGCTTGAGAACCTCTCGAAGACGCTCCAGGAGCTTGGGGTGGCGCAGAACCTGATCGATCAGGTGACGGCCATCGCCGAGAGCACGCGCGACGACGTGCTCGGCCGCACGGCATAA
- a CDS encoding 2Fe-2S iron-sulfur cluster binding domain-containing protein has product MPAVTFEDRSYELLDGESVLDCLTRHGHEIPNSCRSGICHSCLMRKTEGDVPPPAQKGLKPQQQAQGYFLSCCCHPEADLGVTRADGAAKKIPAVLVAREVLNHRVLRVILEPIDALDYYPGQFVNFVRPGGLVRSFSLASVPALDSKLEFHVALVPGGRMSGWLHADAQPGDALEIMGPVGNCFYTPGKPEQPLFLLGTGTGLAPLYGIARDALQQGHTGPIHLFHGALVARDLYLTDALRSLAAAHANFHYHACVRDEAGEAWMLQGAVDALALETVPNLKGWKVFLCGHPDLVRLAQRKTFLAGASMSEIHADAFLPAGGG; this is encoded by the coding sequence ATGCCCGCTGTAACCTTTGAAGATCGATCATACGAACTGTTGGATGGCGAATCCGTGCTGGACTGCCTCACACGGCATGGTCACGAGATACCCAACTCGTGCCGGAGCGGCATTTGCCACAGCTGCCTCATGCGCAAGACGGAGGGCGACGTGCCGCCGCCGGCGCAGAAGGGGCTGAAGCCGCAGCAACAGGCGCAGGGGTATTTCCTGTCGTGTTGCTGCCATCCGGAGGCCGATCTCGGGGTTACGCGGGCGGATGGGGCGGCGAAAAAGATTCCGGCGGTGCTGGTGGCGCGGGAGGTGCTGAACCACCGCGTCCTGCGGGTGATCCTGGAACCGATCGATGCGCTGGACTACTATCCGGGCCAGTTTGTGAATTTTGTGCGCCCGGGGGGCCTGGTGCGGAGTTTTTCGCTGGCGAGCGTGCCGGCGCTGGACTCGAAGCTGGAGTTTCACGTGGCGCTCGTGCCCGGCGGGCGGATGAGCGGGTGGCTTCACGCGGACGCGCAGCCGGGCGACGCGCTGGAGATTATGGGGCCGGTGGGGAACTGTTTCTATACGCCGGGGAAGCCGGAGCAGCCCTTGTTTCTACTGGGAACCGGGACCGGGCTTGCGCCGCTGTATGGCATCGCGCGGGACGCGCTGCAGCAGGGGCATACCGGTCCGATCCACCTGTTTCACGGGGCGCTGGTGGCCCGGGATCTGTACCTTACCGATGCGCTGCGATCGCTGGCGGCGGCCCATGCGAACTTCCATTACCACGCCTGCGTGCGCGACGAGGCGGGCGAGGCGTGGATGCTTCAGGGCGCGGTGGACGCACTGGCGCTGGAAACCGTGCCGAATCTGAAGGGCTGGAAGGTGTTTCTCTGCGGCCACCCGGATCTGGTGCGTCTGGCGCAGCGGAAGACGTTTCTGGCGGGGGCGAGCATGTCGGAGATCCATGCGGACGCGTTTTTGCCCGCGGGCGGCGGCTGA
- a CDS encoding UDP-N-acetylmuramate--L-alanine ligase: MTGHKRSVHFVGVGGIGMSGLAEILLNLGYEVSGSDLASSAITDRLKSFGLVFHEGHRAEHIGNAGILVVSAAVPEDNPEVCAARSRRVPVMHRSELLADLMRLKPNAVAVGGTHGKTTTTSMISAILDVANIGATSIVGGILHRSGTNARWGTGAYLVAEVDEHDGSFLHVHPTIAVVTNIDAEHLEYYGTLDQIKRAFTEFCNGVPFYGYAILCGDDANAASILEDVHSVAITYGLGDGVSLRASNMQLVDPDPDAGLAERLRNVATRFDVVSHDARLPETGRLGTVTVHAIGENNVRNALAACAVGLCLGMRFSAIAEGIRHFDGVRRRLQVRGERRGVTVVEDYAHHPTEIASTLEAIRWLRPARVIGVFQPHLYSRTKFFCDAFAGVLAEMDRAIVTAIYPSREAPLPGVDAGMIVDAAQRLGARHVELIKDMHAVPAQLVGDLSPGDVVLVLGAGDINRIAQPLLDALGAA; the protein is encoded by the coding sequence ATGACCGGACACAAGAGAAGCGTCCACTTCGTCGGCGTCGGCGGAATTGGGATGAGCGGGCTTGCGGAGATCCTGCTGAACCTCGGTTACGAGGTATCGGGATCCGATTTGGCCTCGTCGGCGATTACCGATCGGCTGAAGTCCTTTGGTCTGGTCTTTCACGAGGGGCACCGGGCGGAGCACATTGGTAACGCGGGGATTCTGGTGGTGTCGGCGGCGGTTCCGGAGGACAATCCGGAAGTGTGCGCGGCGCGCTCCCGGCGGGTTCCGGTGATGCACCGGAGCGAGCTGTTGGCGGATCTGATGCGCCTGAAGCCGAACGCGGTGGCGGTGGGGGGGACGCACGGGAAGACGACGACGACTTCGATGATCAGCGCGATACTGGATGTGGCCAATATCGGGGCGACGAGCATCGTGGGGGGGATACTTCACCGCAGCGGCACGAACGCGCGCTGGGGTACCGGGGCGTACCTGGTGGCGGAGGTGGACGAACACGATGGGTCTTTTCTTCACGTACACCCGACGATCGCGGTGGTGACAAATATTGACGCGGAGCACCTGGAGTATTACGGCACGCTCGACCAGATCAAGCGGGCCTTCACGGAATTCTGCAATGGCGTGCCGTTTTACGGGTACGCGATCCTCTGCGGGGACGATGCAAACGCGGCTTCGATACTGGAGGACGTGCACAGCGTCGCGATCACGTACGGGCTGGGCGACGGTGTCTCACTGCGGGCCTCGAACATGCAGCTGGTTGACCCGGATCCGGACGCGGGGCTGGCGGAGCGCCTTCGGAATGTCGCGACGCGCTTTGACGTGGTCAGCCATGACGCGCGGCTTCCGGAGACGGGGCGTCTGGGAACGGTCACGGTGCACGCGATCGGCGAGAATAACGTGCGCAATGCGCTGGCCGCGTGCGCGGTGGGGCTGTGCCTGGGTATGCGTTTTTCGGCGATAGCGGAGGGGATCCGCCACTTCGACGGGGTCCGGCGGCGCTTGCAGGTGCGCGGGGAGCGGCGCGGCGTGACGGTGGTGGAGGACTACGCGCACCACCCGACGGAGATCGCGAGCACGCTGGAGGCGATCCGGTGGCTCCGCCCGGCACGCGTGATCGGGGTGTTTCAGCCGCACCTGTACAGCAGGACGAAGTTTTTTTGCGACGCCTTTGCGGGGGTGCTTGCGGAGATGGACCGCGCGATTGTAACGGCGATCTATCCCTCGCGCGAGGCCCCGCTTCCGGGCGTGGACGCGGGGATGATCGTGGATGCGGCACAGCGCCTGGGGGCGCGCCACGTGGAGCTCATCAAGGACATGCACGCGGTTCCCGCGCAGCTTGTGGGCGATCTTTCTCCGGGCGACGTGGTGCTGGTGCTGGGCGCGGGAGACATTAACCGGATAGCGCAGCCCCTGCTGGACGCGCTGGGAGCCGCGTGA
- a CDS encoding FtsQ-type POTRA domain-containing protein: MPLAQAHMKRTRRGAKGYRLRQLARLLEAGLYIALFFIFVYYLASYITGSGRYAVRNILVYGEGAVTTEDVRAVARLDSRDNLLFLDREAVARRVAALPYVAGAEVQREFPNTIVITISERKAVATLIAGRRAFLLDREGHVLRETEPSAEPIGPLITNVPELGVVTPGDRLAQPALQEALALWDAFGPAPIAREVNVSEISAESPVHLTMFLEEVPFAIRWGRSDYTMQAERLSVLWREKAGQLPCVEYLDLRFDEDLVCR, encoded by the coding sequence ATGCCGCTTGCGCAAGCCCATATGAAGCGGACGCGCCGTGGGGCGAAGGGCTACCGCCTCCGCCAGCTGGCGCGGCTCCTTGAGGCGGGGCTGTACATCGCCCTGTTTTTTATCTTCGTATACTACCTCGCGAGTTATATCACGGGATCGGGGCGGTATGCGGTGCGCAACATTCTGGTGTATGGCGAGGGCGCGGTGACGACGGAGGACGTGCGGGCGGTGGCCAGGCTGGACAGCAGGGACAACCTGCTGTTTCTGGATCGCGAGGCGGTGGCGCGGCGCGTTGCCGCATTGCCGTATGTGGCCGGCGCCGAAGTGCAGCGGGAGTTTCCGAACACGATTGTGATCACTATTTCCGAGCGGAAGGCGGTGGCGACGCTGATTGCGGGCCGCCGCGCATTTCTGCTGGACCGGGAAGGGCATGTTCTGCGAGAGACCGAGCCTTCGGCCGAACCGATCGGGCCGCTGATCACCAATGTGCCGGAACTGGGCGTGGTGACGCCGGGCGATCGGCTGGCGCAGCCCGCGCTTCAGGAGGCGCTTGCCCTCTGGGACGCCTTCGGCCCGGCTCCGATTGCCCGGGAGGTGAACGTTTCCGAGATTTCCGCCGAGAGCCCGGTGCACCTGACGATGTTTCTGGAGGAGGTTCCGTTCGCTATCCGCTGGGGCCGGAGCGATTACACGATGCAGGCGGAGCGCTTGAGCGTGCTCTGGCGGGAGAAGGCGGGCCAGCTTCCTTGTGTTGAATACCTCGATCTTCGCTTCGACGAAGACCTCGTTTGCCGTTAG